In the genome of Candidatus Melainabacteria bacterium, the window CGCATTTCTGTTTACACGCATGGGTCTATTAGCAGCCGGAACAGCAACAGCCGGGGTGCTATTCTCCACAGCTATTTTTCTTGCTGGCGGAATCATCGGCACAATGCACCATCTGTACTTTAGCGGCACACCAACTCCGGTGCTTGCTTTCGGAGCTACATTCAGCGCACTGGAAGTGGTGCCACTTACGCTCATAGGTTTCGAAGGCTACGGGAATCTGACGCTCAGCAGAGCAAAACCATGGGTGAAGAGCTACGAGTGGCCAATTAATTTCTTCGTCGCAGTTGCATTTTGGAATCTGGTTGGCGCTGGGTTATTCGGCTTCTTGATCAACGCTCCCATCGCTTTATATTACATGCAGGGACTGAACACTACACCAGTGCACGGACACACTGCGCTGTTCGGAGTCTATGGCATGCTCGCCATCGGACTGATGCTGTTTTGTTTGAAAGGATTGGGCACCAAACACATCTGGAAAACAGGGTCGCTGCGCTTCGCATTTTGGGCAATCAACATTGGTCTGGCACTGATGGTTCTGATTAGCTTATTGCCGGTCGGATTGATGCAAACGTGGGCAAGTGTCGAGCACGGTTTGTGGTATGCGAGATCCGCCGAATTTTTGCAGACTGGAACCATGAATACATTGCGCTGGCTGCGCGTCATCGGCGATACCATCTTCGCTGCCGGCGTGATGTCCTTAGCCTGGTTTGTAGTTGGGCTGAAAACGGGTTGGTCAATCTCCAAAGAGCTCGACCAAAACATTCCAACTGCTGTAGCGGTGGCGCAGAAATAAGGCTCGGCGATTGCGCAGAATAATTCAGTAGACTAAACAAGCAGGAGCATTTAGGACGCTGCTGCTTGTGAGCAAACAATCTATAGATCGTCGACAAGCAGTCGACAAGCAGTTAGCAAGCCGTTAGCAAGCAGTTCTTACGTCTCGATGACTACTGGAACCGGTTACATCATCAACCGCGCATGGTGCCCGCAGCGTTACTGCCTTGGAGACCGATCCCCAAACACAGCGATCGCAGGTGTCTGATTGAAACCTTCCGATTATCAATTTTTCCGCGATCCACTCGCTGGCAACTTTGATAATTTCAGGCGGTGGATTTCCTTCTTTCAATTGAATATGAACAGAGCAATGCGGCAGAGACTGCTCGATAATTCTCTGATACCTGCGACACCTAGCTTCAATGAGATTCTTGCGCTTCTGAAACTGCCTTTCCAGAAGTTCATTCTCATCATCATCGAGTTCGTCATCGTAACTGAGTGGAAAAGGAATCACAGACAGAATTCTGAAGCTAGTACCTGCGGCCCAGTATCTGCCTAGCACCGCTGCGATTGTATCTTTACTTGCTCTTGAACCGTCTACAGCAATGATAACGCGCATTATCTTGGGACTCCATACCAAAACAGAAAAACCAACGGCCGTGTCCAAATTAAAACTCTTAGGAGAGCTGCGCCTGGCACGGCCGATTGGTTCAACTTTGGAGGTTTGGGTTTGGTTTGTCTTTCGCCTCTGTGCTTACAGTCTATGACAATGAGGACTGGTGTGTATCATCCTTTGGGATGACACCCAAAGGTCACCGGGATGAAGTGGTGGTGGTGCACTCGGGACGAGTGCGTTCCATGGCACCCGGGACGAGTGCGTTCCATGGCCAGGCGGGACGAATGGCGTTCCGGGCACTCGGGACGAGTGCGTTCCATGGCTAGGCGGGACGAATGGCGTTCCGGGCACTCGG includes:
- a CDS encoding universal stress protein, with translation MGRARRSSPKSFNLDTAVGFSVLVWSPKIMRVIIAVDGSRASKDTIAAVLGRYWAAGTSFRILSVIPFPLSYDDELDDDENELLERQFQKRKNLIEARCRRYQRIIEQSLPHCSVHIQLKEGNPPPEIIKVASEWIAEKLIIGRFQSDTCDRCVWGSVSKAVTLRAPCAVDDVTGSSSHRDVRTAC